The proteins below are encoded in one region of Chroicocephalus ridibundus chromosome 9, bChrRid1.1, whole genome shotgun sequence:
- the LOC134520658 gene encoding gonadotropin-releasing hormone II receptor-like → MAGPGGAGQDTLAGGRSHPDAEPAVGNASADPSSSLPPPERGCAWSPQAEGGEEPLRLPTFSPAAQARVAVTFLLFALSAGCNLAVLRAAGGRRGGRRSHIRLLLLHLAAADLLVTVAVMPLDAVWNITLQWRAGDLACRLLMYVRLLAMYASAFVTVVISLDRQAAILRPLAIARARRRNRIMLYVAWLLSAGLSVPQLFLFRTVTLRPPHNFTQCTTRGSFPRPWHETLYNMLGFTCLFLLPLLIMVCCYARILLEISRRMGSSLFSSRDMSLRCSRNNIPRARLRMLKMSLVIVSSFILCWTPYYLLGLWYWFCPRAMEKRVSPALTHILFIFGLFNACLDPITYGLFTIPFRRGWGCPCGHGPEPQPPSPATGSFRCSASSLPRKRGVPGARGQRVPAGPGLPAGAGSCQSSSL, encoded by the exons ATGGCTGGGCCGGGCGGTGCTGGGCAGGACACCCTGGCTGGAG GAAGGAGCCATCCGGACGCAGAGCCTGCAGTGGGGAACGCCAGCGCAGACCCCTCCAGCAGCCTGCCCCCCCCGGAGCGGGGCTGCGCCTGGAGCCCCCAGGCCGAGGGCGGCGAGGAGCCCCTGCGACTGCCCACCTTCTCCCCCGCCGCCCAGGCCCGCGTGGCCGTCACCTTCCTCCTCTTCGCCCTCTCCGCCGGCTGCAACCTGGCGGtgctgcgggcggcggggggccggcggggtgGCCGGCGGTCCCACAtccgcctgctgctgctgcacctggCGGCCGCCGACCTGCTGGTGACGGTGGCGGTGATGCCGCTGGATGCCGTCTGGAACATCACGCTGCAGTGGCGGGCGGGCGACCTGGCCTGCCGCCTCCTCATGTACGTCCGGCTGCTGGCCATGTACGCCTCCGCCTTCGTCACCGTCGTCATCAGCCTGGACCGGCAGGCTGCCATCCTGCGCCCGCTGGCCATCGCCCGTGCCCGGAGGAGGAACCGCATCATGCTCTACGTCGCCTGGCTCCTCAGCGCCGGGCTCTCGGTGCCGCAG ctgttCCTCTTCCGCACCGTCACCCTCCGCCCCCCGCACAACTTCACCCAGTGCACCACGCGGGGCAGCTTCCCCCGGCCCTGGCACGAGACTCTCTACAACATGCTCGGCTTCAcctgcctcttcctgctgccgCTGCTCATCATGGTCTGCTGCTACGCGCGCATCCTCCTGGAGATCTCCCGGCGCATGGGCTCCAGCCTCT TCTCCTCCCGGGACATGTCGCTGCGGTGCTCCAGGAACAACATCCCGCGGGCACGGCTGCGCATGCTGAAGATGAGCCTGGTCATCGtctcctccttcatcctctgCTGGACCCCCTACtacctgctggggctgtggtACTGGTTCTGCCCGCGGGCCATGGAGAAGAGGGTCTCGCCAGCCCTCACCCACATCCTCTTCATCTTCGGCCTCTTCAACGCGTGCCTGGACCCCATCACCTACGGGCTCTTCACCATCCCCTtccggaggggctggggctgcccctgtgGGCACGGCCCCGAGCCCCAGCCGCCCTCCCCGGCCACCGGCTCCTTCCGCTGCTCGGCCTCCTCCCTGCCACGCAAGCGGGGTGTcccgggggcgcgggggcagcgggtgcccgccgggccggggctgcctgccggggctggctcctgccagagcagctcCCTGTGA
- the LOC134520659 gene encoding mesoderm posterior protein 1-like has product MARSAAPGLPLPATALLQDWGCRGPPDPEGYSSSSPAPSPDSCGLSSPATTRGPCRGPATPRLRGGSRGRKGVRGPGPGGPRQSASEREKLRMRRLAQALLRLRHYLPPALVPAGQSLTKIETLRLAIRYIAHLSALLGLSEEALARRRGAAPRHCPLCPQGLGCCQAPDPRLHPPAPAPRDASPPDTVGWGSSPMVGTSLDLHGAPGMGTGAWGSPPCGSAAGSPPEVLGVPDTGMEAWGSPPYIPVVGTPSELHGAVASSVSSWLSPPHCAGAGAPPDLLGSPLLDAGLMLPEFVDAGTGTQDLSTDLFSLLEALLPPQPQD; this is encoded by the exons ATGGCCCGCTCGGCAGCCCCTGgcctcccgctccccgccaccgcccTGCTGCAGGACTGGGGCTGCCGCGGACCCCCGGACCCCGAGGGCTACAGCAGCAGCTCGCCTGCACCCTCGCCCGACTCCTGCGGCCTCTCGTCCCCCGCCACCACCCGGGGACCCTGCCGCGGCCCCGCCACCCCTCGCCTGCGAGGCGGCTCCAGGGGCAGAAAGGGGgtgcggggcccggggccggggggcccgCGGCAGAGCGCCAGCGAGCGGGAGAAGCTGCGGATGCGGCGGCTGGCGCAGGCGCTGCTGAGGCTGCGGCACTACCTGCCGCCCGCGCTGGTGCCCGCGGGGCAGAGCCTGACCAAGATCGAGACCCTGCGCCTCGCCATCCGCTACATCGCCCACCTCTCGgccctgctggggctcagcgaGGAGGCgctggcccggcggcggggggcggccccccGGCACTGCCCCCTCTGCCCACAGGGTCTGGGGTGCTGCCAGGCCCCGGACCCCCGCCtgcacccaccagccccagccccacgggatgCTTCACCCCCTGATACTGTGGGCTGGGGGTCCTCTCCTATGGTGGGGACGTCCCTGGATCTTCACGGGGCTCCTGGCATGGGGACGGGTGCCTGGGGATCACCCCCGTGTGGCTCTGCTGCGGGGTCCCCCCCAGAGGTGCTTGGGGTTCCCGACACGGGCATGGAGGCCTGGGGGTCGCCCCCCTACATCCCTGTGGTTGGGACCCCCTCGGAGCTGCACGGGGCTGTCGCCTCCAGCGTGTCCTCCTGGCTGTCCCCTCCTCACTGCGCAGGGGCAGGGGCCCCCCCAGACCTCCTCGGCAGCCCCCTCCTGGACGCGGGGCTGATGCTGCCGGAGTTCGTGGATGCAGGGACAGGCACCCAG gaccTCTCCACGGACCTGTTCTCCCTCCTGGAGGCTCTGCTCCCGCCACAGCCCCAGGACTGA
- the LOC134520285 gene encoding mesoderm posterior protein 2-like, with translation MGSLASGPGAGGQHGGGDEPGRRGGPGGPRQSASEREKLRMRRLAQALLRLRHYLPPALVPAGQSLTKIETLRLAIRYIAHLSALLGLSEEALARRRGAAPRHCPLCPQGLGCCQAPDPRLHPPAPAPRDASPPDTVGWGSPPMMGTSLDLHGAPGMGTGAWGSPPCGSAAGTPPEVLGVPDTGMEAWGSPPYIPVAGIPLELHRTPVSISGSWSSPLCSLGAVTPLEPPQRRATATGTGTASSCCLEPAAPPQPPGAGLTDAGPPETPTRGSQLPAHCQVPTAPSPARPLLPHPPPSGAAGPGGGCSSQGAGRAASANPPARHGRGVCLRWGAQTDAC, from the exons ATGGGCAGCCTGGCCTCGGGA ccgggagccggggggcagcATGGGGGTGGGGATGAGCcagggcggcgcggggggccggggggcccgCGGCAGAGCGCCAGCGAGCGGGAGAAGCTGCGGATGCGGCGGCTGGCGCAGGCGCTGCTGAGGCTGCGGCACTACCTGCCGCCCGCGCTGGTGCCCGCGGGGCAGAGCCTGACCAAGATCGAGACCCTGCGCCTCGCCATCCGCTACATCGCCCACCTCTCGgccctgctggggctcagcgaGGAGGCgctggcccggcggcggggggcggccccccGGCACTGCCCCCTCTGCCCACAGGGTCTGGGGTGCTGCCAGGCCCCGGACCCCCGCCtgcacccaccagccccagccccacgggatgCTTCGCCCCCTGATACTgtgggctgggggtcccctcCCATGATGGGGACGTCCCTGGATCTTCATGGGGCTCCTGGCATGGGGACGGGTGCCTGGGGCTCACCCCCGTGTGGCTCTGCtgcggggacccccccagagGTGCTTGGGGTTCCCGACACGGGCATGGAGGCCTGGGGGTCGCCCCCCTACATCCCTGTCGCAGGGATCCCCCTGGAGCTGCACAGGACCCCTGTCTCCATCTCGGGGTCCTGGTCATCACCGCTGTGCAGCCTCGGAGCAGTCACCCCGCTGGAGCCCCCCCAGAGACGCGCCACCGCCACGGGCACCGGGACggcttcctcctgctgcttggaacctgcagcccccccgcagccTCCTGGGGCAGGACTGACGGACGCAGGGCCCCCCGAGACGCCCACGCGTGGCTCCCAGCTGCCTGCGCACTGCCAGGtacccacagccccctccccagcccggcccctGCTCCCGCACCCACCACCctcgggggcagcggggccggggggtggatGCTCCTCGCAGGGCGCGGGCAGGGCTGCTTCAGCAAATCCCCCTGCACGCCATGGCCGGGGGGTCTGCCTGCGCTGGGGGGCACAGACTGATGCGTGCTGA